The Fulvia fulva chromosome 6, complete sequence genome includes a window with the following:
- a CDS encoding Glutathione S-transferase kappa 1, with protein MPTSSFSSRTQNLHRNIQLRNLITSQATMGEGGHIHVYLDCNSPWSYMAYTKLRQSRPALLQHGVTIEMHPIFLGGVNVGSGNKPPWTLPAKAKLGNYELPRGMKYFGTETLSAPSFFPIMSLLPMRCMLYAKENYPYEQYEDAFGDLWRFLWIEHKDVSKPEVLAECLGKHFKKEDVEKIVKSGTDPKYKKMLVDETAMLVEKGAYGAPWFLVKNKQGVEEPFFGSDRFHFIYQFLGIPFQDIKVLPPSSASKL; from the exons ATGCCGACCAGCTCCTTCTCCTCTCGCACCCAGAATCTGCACCGAAACATTCAACTACGCAACCTCATCACATCTCAAGCAACGATGGGCGAAGGCGGGCACATCCACGTCTACCTGGACTGCAACTCTCCATGGTCCTACATGGCCTATACAAAACTGCGGCAATCGCGCCCAGCCCTCCTGCAACATGGCGTCACAATCGAAATGCACCCTATCTTCCTTGGTGGAGTCAACGTTGGGAGTGGAAACAAGCCGCCGTGGACTTTACCTGCGAAAGCGAAGTTGGGGAATTATGAATTGCCAAGAGGCATGAAGTACTTCGGGACTGAGACGTTGAGTGCGCCGAGCTTCTTTCCGATCATGAGCCTTTTG CCGATGAGGTGTATGCTTTATGCCAAGGAGAATTATCCGTATGAGCAGTACGAGGATGCCTTTGGGGACTTGTGGAGGTTCCTTTGGATCGAACATAAGGATGTCAGTAAGCCAGAGGTGTTGGCAGAGTGTCTTGGGAAGCATTTCAAGAAGGAGGATGTGGAGAAGA TCGTCAAAAGTGGTACTGATCCGAAGTATAAAAAAATGTTGGTTGATGAGACTGCGATGCTGGTTGAAAAGGGTGCTTATGGAGCACCATGGTTCCTCGTCAAGAATAAACAGGGCGTTGAGGAGCCATTCTTCGGAAGTGATAG GTTCCATTTCATCTATCAGTTCTTAGGGATACCATTCCAGGATATAAAGGTACTTCCGCCAAGCTCGGCGTCCAAGCTGTAG
- a CDS encoding Metal-dependent hydrolase lscR yields the protein MATISTVKVTELPSRTPDPTTARAHHVSPPGTGFKNPWPSFQENERFAGFKLKFGSHPEKDFVPVPEGPNGTRSDQLVKVVRPTWGFEQKDKLRATWLGHAGFLVETPAAHGCERGVRILFDAVFSERTSPISFAGPKRYTPPPCKIEELPDVDIICISHNHYDHLDIHTVTPLYQKLKGKVHFVAGLNSKDWYLQTVGCTADEVTELDWWESRRFGIDGVGSVELTCTPAQHFSGRTLWDHGHALWCSYVIKTPETTTSSPKSLYFAGDTAYKSLKADSACPAFEQIGQTLGPFDLAMLPIGLFSPPEFMSAIHAHPEQTLEIHKAVRSKLSIGMHYGTVRGGLSGTFEPVTDPPRRWRETAQKEGMWAGGGVEGDGEEVDTKKGSCGLCHVGETVAV from the coding sequence ATGGCTACCATATCGACAGTAAAAGTTACAGAATTGCCAAGCCGTACTCCAGATCCAACCACAGCAAGGGCTCACCATGTATCACCTCCAGGGACGGGATTCAAGAATCCTTGGCCATCTTTCCAAGAGAACGAAAGGTTCGCTGGCTTCAAATTGAAGTTTGGCAGCCATCCCGAGAAGGACTTCGTACCCGTTCCTGAAGGTCCGAATGGTACTCGTTCAGATCAGCTGGTCAAGGTTGTCAGGCCAACATGGGGCTTTGAACAGAAAGATAAACTGCGAGCAACATGGCTTGGTCACGCCGGCTTCCTGGTCGAGACACCAGCTGCACATGGCTGCGAGAGAGGAGTGAGGATTTTGTTTGATGCCGTGTTCAGCGAACGTACGAGTCCTATTAGCTTTGCTGGGCCCAAGCGATACACCCCTCCACCATGTAAGATTGAGGAACTGCCGGACGTGGACATCATCTGCATCAGCCATAATCACTATGACCACTTAGACATTCACACGGTCACACCACTGTATCAGAAGCTGAAAGGCAAGGTGCACTTCGTTGCTGGACTCAATAGCAAAGACTGGTACCTGCAAACCGTTGGCTGCACCGCAGACGAGGTGACGGAGCTGGACTGGTGGGAGAGCCGACGGTTTGGCATTGATGGCGTCGGTTCGGTCGAACTGACCTGTACGCCAGCACAACACTTCTCCGGCAGAACGCTTTGGGATCATGGTCACGCGCTTTGGTGTTCCTACGTTATCAAGACTCCAGAGACCACAACATCATCACCAAAATCACTCTACTTCGCAGGCGACACCGCCTACAAATCACTCAAAGCTGATAGTGCATGTCCTGCTTTCGAGCAGATCGGCCAGACTCTTGGACCATTCGATCTCGCAATGCTCCCAATTGGCTTGTTCAGTCCTCCCGAGTTCATGAGTGCGATACATGCACACCCAGAGCAGACTCTTGAGATTCACAAGGCTGTGAGGTCGAAGCTAAGCATTGGTATGCACTATGGGACAGTCAGAGGTGGGCTCAGTGGCACTTTTGAGCCTGTCACGGATCCACCTCGAAGATGGCGCGAAACTGCTCAAAAGGAGGGGATGTGGGCTGGTGGTGGGGTTGAAGGTGATGGTGAAGAAGTGGATACGAAGAAAGGCAGCTGCGGGCTATGCCATGTTGGCGAGACTGTCGCTGTATGA